From the Solanum pennellii chromosome 4, SPENNV200 genome, one window contains:
- the LOC107015651 gene encoding chorismate synthase 2, chloroplastic, with product MASSMLTKQFLGAPFSSLGSGQQPSKLCSSNLRFPTHRSQPKRLEIQAAGNTFGNYFRVTTFGESHGGGVGCIIDGCPPRLPLSESDMQVELDRRRPGQSRITTPRKETDTCKISSGTADGLTTGSPIKVEIPNTDQRGNDYSEMSLAYRPSHADATYDFKYGVRSVQGGGRSSARETIGRVAAGAVAKKILKLYSGTEILAYVSQVHNVVLPEDLVDNQTVTLEQIESNIVRCPNPEYAEKMIGAIDFVRVRGDSVGGVVTCIVRNVPRGLGTPVFDKLEAELAKACMSLPATKGFEFGSGFAGTYMTGSEHNDEFFMDEHDQIRTKTNRSGGIQGGISNGEIINMRVAFKPTSTIARKQHTVSRDKHETELIARGRHDPCVVPRAVPMVEAMVALVLVDQLMTQYAQCMLFPVNPTLQEPLQPSTTKSA from the exons ATGGCTTCATCTATGCTTACCAAACAGTTCCTCGGGGCTCCATTTTCAAGCCTCGGATCCGGGCAGCAACCATCCAAGCTGTGTTCTTCAAACCTCCGATTCCCAACTCATCGATCACAGCCCAAACGTCTAG AGATACAGGCTGCTGGTAATACATTTGGAAATTATTTCCGCGTTACAACTTTTGGAGAATCTCACGGTGGTGGTGTTGGTTGTATAATTGATGGATGTCCCCCTCGACTCCCACTCTCGGAGTCGGATATGCAAGTGGAACTTGACAGGAG GAGGCCAGGTCAAAGCCGAATTACCACACCAAGAAAAGAGACTGATACTTGCAAAATATCATCAGGCACTGCCGATG GTTTGACTACGGGATCTCCAATCAAAGTTGAAATACCCAACACTGACCAGAGAGGAAAT GACTATAGTGAAATGTCCCTTGCTTATAGGCCATCTCATGCTGATGCAACTTATGACTTCAAGTATGGGGTTAGATCAGTACAG GGGGGCGGAAGATCTTCAGCAAGAGAAACCATCGGGAGAGTCGCTGCTGGAGCTGTTGCCAAGAAAATTCTCAAACTTTATTCAGGAACTGAG ATCCTTGCTTATGTTTCACAAGTTCACAATGTTGTACTTCCAGAGGATTTGGTTGATAACCAGACTGTGACACTAGAGCAG ATTGAAAGCAATATTGTTCGTTGCCCGAACCCTGAATATGCAGAAAAGATGATTGGTGCCATTGATTTTGTACGAGTGAGGGGGGATTCTGTTGGTGGTGTCGTAACTTGCATTGTTAGAAATGTTCCACGA GGTCTTGGTACACCAGTCTTTGATAAACTTGAAGCTGAGCTGGCTAAAGCTTGCATGTCATTACCAGCAACAAAGGGTTTTGAGTTTGGAAGTGGCTTTGCAG GTACTTACATGACTGGCAGTGAGCATAATGATGAGTTCTTTATGGATGAACATGACCAAATCAGGACAAAAACCAATAGATCTGGTGGTATCCAG GGAGGCATATCAAATGGAGAAATTATTAATATGAGAGTAGCATTCAAGCCAACTTCTACAATCGCA AGGAAGCAACATACTGTTAGTAGGGATAAACATGAGACTGAACTCATTGCTCGTGGTCGCCATGATCCTTGTGTGGTTCCACGAG CTGTTCCGATGGTGGAAGCAATGGTCGCCCTAGTGCTCGTGGATCAGTTGATGACTCAATATGCACAATGTATGCTATTTCCAGTCAATCCTACACTACAGGAACCTTTGCAGCCATCGACAACCAAGTCAGCCTAG